In the Rhizobium sp. SSA_523 genome, CAATCACAACGACCCGATCGCCGATTCCGCCCGCGGTATCCTCGACGGTCATATCGTTCTCGAGCGCAGCCTGGCGGAAGAGGGGCGCTACCCGCCGATCAATCCTCTCGCCTCCATTTCGCGTCTCGCGCGCAAGGCCTGGACGGGCGATCAGGAAAAGCTCGTGGCACGTCTCAAATCCTTGATCCACCGCTTCGAGGAAACCCGCGATCTGCGCCTGATCGGCGGCTATCGCAGCGGCAGCGATCCGGATCTCGACATGGCCATCAAGCAGGTGCCGGTCATCTACGAGGTGCTGAAGCAGACACCGGGTGATCCTCCGTCCGATGATGCCTATGGCGATCTTGCAAACGCGCTGCGGGCCGCTGTCGCGGCTCAGGGCTCCGGCAATTTCAGATAGAGAGGGTGGCGCAATGGCGCTCGACATGAACGACACGGAGAAGCGCGGAAAGCGGATCTGGCTGCGTCGCGGGACGCCGACGGACCGGCTGATGGCCGCGACCGGGATTCTGCTGGCCGGCGCATCGGCTTTCTTCCCCTGGTACGTCTTCTTCAACCAGGACAAATTCGGCATCAGCGTCGTGCCGATGGACAATACCCGCGACCTGCCGGAAGGTCCGCCGAGGAGCGTCATGAGCGTATCGCCCCTTGCGCTGATCGACAATGACGACAAGCACACGCCCGGCCCGGCTCCCGATCCGGTCGACAATCTGACCACGGCGACCGTCTCCTCCATCGGCAAGGAGAAGGAAGATCCCGCGGCGCTGGCGCAGCCCTTTCCGGGCAAGAACACGTTTCGCCTGATGCATGTCGCCAATGGCCGAGCCCTCATCGAGGACCGCTCGGGAATGTACATGGTGCGCGTCGGTTCGATCCTTCCCGACAACAGCCGTCTGGCCACGATCGAGCAGCGCGACGGGCGCTGGGTGATCGTCACGTCGACCGGTGAAATATACCGTGATGAGGCAGCGCAGAGCCGGTAAGTCTGACGCAAGATTACCAGCCTAGGCTCTTTTCAGAACATGGAGAAGCCTATGCAACCGATCCAACTCTTTGACCTTGCGTCGCGACAGGCCGAATGGCTGTCGGTGCGCCAGCAGGTCGTTGCCGGCAACATCGCCAATGCCAGTACGCCGGGTTTCAAGGCGAAAGACATCACCCCCTTCGATGCCGTGCTGAAGTCCTCCGGCTTCACCATGGCGCGCACCAATGCCGGGCACTTGTCGGGAAATTCGATCGACAGCCGGCTGGACGTCTCCATCGAGGAGGAAGAGCTCAACAACGAGATCGGTGTGCAGGAATCCGGCAACTCGGTCTCGCTCTCGCAAGAGCTGAGAAAGACCGGCGAGATCAAGCGTCAGTATGATCTGAGCACAAGTCTCGTCAAATCCTTCCATCGCATGATGCTGATGACAGTGAAGAGATAAGCCATGGATCCGCTTTCGTCCTCCTTGAAAATTGCAGGCTCGGGAATGGAGGCACAGGCAACGCGCCTGCGCATCGTTTCCGAAAACATCGCCAATGCCCGATCGACGGGCGACACGCCGGGCGCCGACCCCTATCGCCGCAAGACGATCACCTTCGGAGCCGAACTGGACAAGGCCAGCGGTGCCGACCTGGTGGGGGTCAAGAAGCTCGGCGAGGACAAATCGAAATTCGTCGAGGAATACGATCCCGGCAATCCCGCAGCCGATGACCGCGGCATGGTCAAGATGCCGAACGTCAACATGCTGATCGAAATGGCCGATCTGCGGGAAGCCAATCGCAATTACGAAGCGAATATTCAAACCATCAAGCAGACTCGCGAACTGATCTCTGCGACCCTCGACCTCCTGAAAGCTTCACAATGATCGATAATGTCCAGAACGTCAGCTCCCTGTCGCTTACCCGCGGGCTTGGCAAGATCGCGTCTGAAGACGGCTTGGCCAGTCTGGGTGCCGGTGCTGCCGCCGCCGCCATGCAAAGCCCGGCAATGTCCTTTGCCAGCGTCCTCGGCGGCATGGCAGCCGATGCCGTCCAGAATGTGAAGGCGGCGGAGTCCAAGTCCTTCGATGCCATCGAGGGCAAGGCAAACATGCGCGAAGTCGTTGATTCGGTCCT is a window encoding:
- the flgB gene encoding flagellar basal body rod protein FlgB; amino-acid sequence: MQPIQLFDLASRQAEWLSVRQQVVAGNIANASTPGFKAKDITPFDAVLKSSGFTMARTNAGHLSGNSIDSRLDVSIEEEELNNEIGVQESGNSVSLSQELRKTGEIKRQYDLSTSLVKSFHRMMLMTVKR
- the flgC gene encoding flagellar basal body rod protein FlgC — encoded protein: MDPLSSSLKIAGSGMEAQATRLRIVSENIANARSTGDTPGADPYRRKTITFGAELDKASGADLVGVKKLGEDKSKFVEEYDPGNPAADDRGMVKMPNVNMLIEMADLREANRNYEANIQTIKQTRELISATLDLLKASQ
- a CDS encoding flagellar protein, which produces MNDTEKRGKRIWLRRGTPTDRLMAATGILLAGASAFFPWYVFFNQDKFGISVVPMDNTRDLPEGPPRSVMSVSPLALIDNDDKHTPGPAPDPVDNLTTATVSSIGKEKEDPAALAQPFPGKNTFRLMHVANGRALIEDRSGMYMVRVGSILPDNSRLATIEQRDGRWVIVTSTGEIYRDEAAQSR
- a CDS encoding flagellar hook-basal body complex protein FliE, which gives rise to MIDNVQNVSSLSLTRGLGKIASEDGLASLGAGAAAAAMQSPAMSFASVLGGMAADAVQNVKAAESKSFDAIEGKANMREVVDSVLQAEQSLQTAIAFRDKIVNAYLDITKMQM